The Natronolimnobius baerhuensis DNA segment AAGCCCCGCGGCGGCGAGTCCGTTGAAATAGGCCTCGTCGGGGTTGCCCCGCCCGAGTGACTGTCCGGCGATGATGTTTGCAGCCGTGCCGTAGCCTCGCGAGAGCGGCGAGGAGAGTTGCTGGTAGACCCGCCGGCCGATGTGGTAGGCCGCGTTGACCTCGGTACCGAACATGAGCAGGATAGCGTTGAACGGAAACTCGGCGATGAGTTCGGTGACGCCCTCGGCGATCCGGGGCGCGCTGATGACGAGGAGCTGTTTCATGATGACGAGCCGACTCGGCCAGACAAGCGTGAGGTCGCTCCAGGAGCTGTAGATGACGGCGATGAACGTGATCGCGGCCAGCGTGTCGCCGATTGCCGTCGCGATGGCGATGCCGACGACCGAGAGTTCCGGAAACGGCCCCAGCCCGAACGCGAGCGCCACGGTGAGGACGATGTTGAACGCGTTCGCCGCGGCGTTGATGTACATCGGCGTGCGCGTATCGCCAGTCCCCTGAATCGAGCGCGCCGCGATCATCGTCACGTGAAACGCCGGCGCAGTCAGCAGAATAATCGCCAGATAGAGGCCACCCCAGCGGACGGTTTCGGCATCTGCACCGAGCACTTCGATGGCCCAGAAACTCCCGACGAGTCCAAAGAGCGCGAACGGAATGCCGGCAAGCACGCCCAATAAGAGCGCCTGGCTCACCGCCTCGTCCCGGTTCGCGACGCTGCCGCTGCCCGTATCCTGACTCGAGAGCGCAATCGCGCCGTCGCCGACGCCGAGGCCGAACCACAGCGGCAATCGGCCGTAGATGTCCGCGAGGCCGACGGCGGCGACCGCGGCGGGCGAGAAAAAGCCCGCGACGATGAGGTCGGTCGTCCGCATCAGCGTCCGCAGCACCTGCTCGGCCATGACGGGCCACGAGAGATCGAAGACCCGTCGCCAGAGGGCGAGCACTCGAGGCCGGAGCGACGACGCGTCCGGGCCGGAAACTGACGACACGAGTACGGAGTTTAACCAGGACTCCCTTGTACCTTCAGAAAGCGGTGACCGCTTCTCGAGTGCGGTAATTACGAGTGTCTCGACGACACTGAGATTTATGCCGATTCGATTCCGTTTTTTGGTATGACATATTCGCGAGGCGAGTCGGAGTCGTTCCGCGAGATTGATCGCTGGGCGGACGGCATCGGCTGGATCGCCCATCCCGACGAGGACGGACTGCGCGCCAGCCACGCTGTTCGCGGTTCGGAGGGGCTCTGGCTGCTCGACCCGTTGCGAGCTGCGGGCGTGACCGACCTCATAGAAACGGTCGACGAGGATGTTGCCGGCGTCGCCATCTGCTCGAGTTGGCACGCCCGCGATGCCGACTGGTTCGCCCGGACCTACGACGTGCCCGTCTCCGTGCCGACGTGGATGGGCCGCGTCCCGGAGCGCGTCGATGCACCGATCCGGTACTACGACGGCGATCTCGAGCCCGCGATCCAGGTGACGCGCTGCGAGCCGATGCCGACGTGGACCGAGGCAATCCTCCACGCCGAGCCCCACGGAACGCTGTACGTTCCCGACTCGATGGGGACGATAGCGCCGTTTACCGTCGGTGAGGAACGGCTGGGGCTGGAACTCCTGCGTCGACTTGCCCCGCCACGGTCACTTCGCCGGCTCGAGCCCGAGCGCGTGCTTGTCGGGCACGGCGAGGGTGTCTTCGAGGACGCGACGCGCGCACTCGAGTTCGCCCTGGCGGGCGGCAGGCGGCGGTTTCCGCGGGCAACTCTCGAGAACGGGCCGGCGACGGTGCGGTCGCTCGTCGGCGCGGTGTGCGAGTGAGCAGTCGGAACGAACCTGCGGTCGCCGGCTATGCGAACGCCGGGGTACCGTTATTCCGCTCGAACCCGTACGAACGCTATGCCCCAGACGCCCGGCATTCACCACGTGACCGCCGTCGCGAGCGATCCGTCGCGAAACTACGCGTTCTACACCGAAACGCTCGGCTTGCGCCTCGTCAAACAGAGCGTCAACCAGGACGACGTCTCGGTGTATCACCTGTTCTACGCCGACCACGAGGGCTCGCCGGGGACGAGCATGACCTTCTTTCCCTACACCGACGCCCGTCCGGGACAGGTCGGCACCGGCCAGGTCAGTACCGTCTCGTTTCTCGTCCCCGAGGGGAGCCTCGAGTTCTGGCGCGACCGCCTCGAGAGCGCGGGCGCGAATCCTGCGGAGCCACTCGAGCGGTTCGGCGACACTGTGCTGCCGTTCGACGACCCCGACGGCCTCCCGCTGGAACTGGTCGCCCGCGCGGACGTACCCGAAGCGAACCTGCCGGAGAGTCCCGTGCCAGCCGACCATGCGATCCGCGGCTTCGCCGGCGTGACGCTCTCGTTGACGAGCGCCGAGCCGACGACGGAGTTGCTCGAGGCGATGGGCTACGACGCGGTCGGGCAGGAGGGAACGCGGCGGCGATACGAGAGCACCGGCGAACTCGGAACCATCGTCGATGTCGACGAGGATCCGCAGGCACCCCAGGGACTGCCCGGCGCGGGAACCGTCCACCACGTCGCGTTCGAGGTCGGAGATGACGAGCAGGAGGCATGGCGCGAGTTCCTGATCGACCGGGGGCTGCGGCCCACGGAGATCATCGACCGCACGTGGTTCCGCTCGGTCTACACCCGCGAGTACGGCGGCGTGCTCTTCGAGTTCGCAACCAAATCGCCGGGCTATACGGTCGACGAAGACCTCGAGGAACTGGGCGACCAACTCGTCCTCCCGGAGTGGCTCGAGGACCGACGCGGGGAGATCGAAGCCGGATTGCCGGAACTGTCGTCATCGGACTAATCAGGCGACGGCAGGCGGCTATCGCCGAGTGCTCTCAGGACGAGTCGCCGGCGTCAGTCTCCTCCTCTGGAAGCTCCTGTTGCAGGACGAACGGGCCGAAATCGGCCGCGGTGCGGCGGGCGATAGTCGCAATGCGAAGCACGTACGCGAGCAAGACCGCAAACGGACTGAACAGCGCCGTGATCGTCGTGGCGACGACAACGGCGTAGACGGACGGGTGTAACTCGAGTGCGAGCAGATTGCCGTAGGAGACGACGATGAACGCGCCGCCGAGCAGCGTCGGGAAGCCGACGTAGAGCAGAATCTTCGAGAGGTCGGCCAGTTCCTGTTGCATGTAGACCGTCTTGAAGTACTGCCTGGCGACGTGGATATCGTGGAGCAGGTCCTCGAGTCGCTCGAGTTGCCGGTCGGCGTCTGTCGAGAGCGCGATGCGATTGCGCTCGCGTAGTCGGCGGACGATCTGGAGTTGCCACGGATCGTTGTAGTGCAGGATCACCGAGATCACCTCGAACGTGCCGAAGTGGGCGTCCTCGAGCGTGTCCATCGCGCGCTCGTCGTGCGAATCGGTGTTCGCGATGAACGCCTCGATATCCCCGCGGAGGTCAGCCGGGGCGCCCTGACAGATGTTCTGGAGTCCGAGCGCAGTCCGTCGCTTCGCTTCGATCAGCACGCGCAGGAACGCTGCGGGCTCGGCCGGCGTCGGGCGATAGCCGGTGTGGTCTTCGATCCGTTCACGATACTCTCGGGTCTCCTCAAGGCGCTCGAGAAAGGTGCCCGTCGAGCCGAATTCCTCGGAGAGGATGAGCTGGTTGATCGCGAGGACGACGGTGATAAACGGGAGCATGCCGCCGATCAGCGCCGCGGAGATGGCCGTGATATCGCCGGCTTCGGCGGGCGTGACCAGATCAACCTGGATCAGCGCCAGTGTGGCGACGAAGACACCCGCGAGCAAGAGTACCGAGAGCACCCACCGGTCGCCGTAGAGAAACATCCACTGGACGAGTTCGCCGACCCCGAGTCGATTGCCGAGGCTGGTATCGGGTTGTGATGCGGCGGGGCGGTCGTCGGCGTCGTCACCGGTGGTCGGATCGGCGTCGGTCGTCCCCGTCGCACCGTCGTCGGCCATACCGTCAGTAGTCCAACGCGACACTTAGTGTCTCAGCCTGAATGCGGCCGGATCGACGGAACGAGTGATCGAACGCGAGGTTACAGGTCTCGCTGTCGACCCTTCGGAACCATCGAGCGCAGTTCGCCGTGGACGTAGAGGCCGATCCCGAGCGGCTCGCGCTCGCCGGCCACGGTATGAGCGGCGATCAGGTACCCCCAGTCGCCCTCCCAGCGTTCGATCTCCTGATCCTCGCCCGCGGCGAACGCCGTCGCCTCCTCGCGCTCGAGGTCGATCACGCACGCCTCGGCGTGGTGGCCAACGCGCTGAACGAAGTCCGTCGTCGGCTTCCAGTGTTCCTGGCGCGTTCGCAGGCAGGTCATGCCGATGGCCTCGATCTCGAGCGGTGTGGGTGCGTCGCCCGCGTAGATCCAGATTTTGCCGGCGCCTTTCTCCCAGAACGTGTGCTCGTCGAACGTCTCGGGCGGGATGGCGAATCGGTCTTCGAAGTAGTCGACGACCTCCTCGCGGCTGGCGCGGCCCTCGACGGTTCGCTCGGCGGGCGTTTCCGGCAGCCGACCGAATCGCTGGCCGTCGTTTTGCTCGAGCGAGTCATCAGAATCGCCCATCAGGCGGTCACCTCCAGTTTCGCCACGAAAAAGCCGCCCGTATCGTTGTGGTGCGGGTAGATTCGCGCCGCCTGCTCGAGCGAGTCGTCGAAGCGCTCGCCGTCCCACTCGGTGAGTCCGGGCGCGTGCTCGAGACCGAGGTCGAAGTCGACGACCTCGCAGGATTCGGTCTCGAGGGCGTGCTGGACGACGGCTTCGTTCTCCTCGGGTGCGAAGGTACACGTCGAGTAGACGATCTGGCCGCCCTCGCGGGTCGCCTGAACCGCACGGCGCAGGATCCCCTTCTGAATGCCCGCGATGGTGTCGATGTGACCCTCGGACCAGTTCTCGAGTGCATCGGGGTTCTTGCGGATCGTCCCCTCGCAGGAACAGGGGGCGTCGACGAGCGTGCGGTCGAACGCGTCGAACGAGAAGCGCTTGAGCGAGTAGTTACGCGCGTCGTCGTTCGTCACCGCGAGACTGGTCGCGCCCAATCGCTCGGCGTTGAATCGCAGCGCCGAGATGCGCCCGAGGTTGTTGTCGTTCGCGACCACGGTTCCGCGGTCGTCCATCAGCGCCGCGAGCTGGGTCGCCTTCCCGCCCGGCGCGGCACAGCAGTCCCAGACGCGCTCGCCGGGCTGGGGATCAAGGACGACCGGCGGCACCGCCGAGACCTCCTCTTGCCCGTGGGTAAAGCCGTGAAACGAGGTCCACGTCGACCCCGGCGAATCCGTCTCGAGGCGCACCACGCGGGGGTTCCAATCGGCCTGCTCGTAGGCGACGCTATCTTCCTCGAGCGTCGCAATTGCGCGCTCGACGGAGGCCTTGATCGTGTTCACCCGCACGGCGTTGCCAAGCGGGCGCTCGCAGGCCTCGAGAAAGGCGTCGAAACCGTCGATAATCGGTCGATACCGCTCGAATGGCTCCATTGGCGACGCGTTCGGGGGCCCGGCGCTTGTGGGTTTCGAAGCGCTCGGCTCGAGGAGCGAATGGATAATCAAATACGTTGTTGTACTATGTTGTTCTCTAGTGGATAGATTTATACAACATTCGCGACAACAGTACCAGCAGTTGACACCATGAGCGATACGACGAAATTCGAAGTCACTGACTGTGCGATCATTGGCCGAACATTCGAGGAGTACGTCGCGATGTTCGACCTCGAGCCGACCGACCTCGAGGGAAAACGAGTGCTCGACTGTCCGTCGGGTGTTGCGTCGTTCGTTCCGACGGCGGCCGAACACGGTATCGACGCCGTTGGTGCTGATGTCGTCTACGAACAGCCGTCAACTGCACTCGCTCGACGCTGTCGAACGGACCGCGAGTCGGTGGCGGAGCAGGTCGCGGAGAAGTCGGATCTGTTCGCGTGGTCGTTCTACGATTCGCCCGCCGAGCGCCGACAGTACCTACGACGGGCATCCGAACGGTTTCTCACAGATTACGCCGATGGCGTTCGGCAGGGTAGATACGTCGCGGCCGCGTTACCAACCCTCCCGTTCGACCGCGACTCGTTTTCGGTCGTGCTCTCGGCGCACCTGCTGTTTCTGTACGGCGACCGCTTCGACTACGAGTTCCATCTCGAGGCGTTGCGCGAACTCGCTCGTGTCGCCGCCGACGAAGTCCGGATTTTTCCGCTACAGGGACTCGACGCACAGCCCTACGACCGACTCGAGGACGTCATTACGACGCTCGAGGCGGAGGGATACCACCCCGAAATCGTCCCCGTTCCATTCGAGTTCCAGCGGGGATCGACGGAGATGCTCGTCCTGTCGCCGTAACCTGATCCACACACCGTCGGTCGTTCCCTCCCGGCCGCAATTTTATGCCGTCGCCGAGACTCGTCTCACATATGGCACAGATCAACACGCAGGAAGAGCCAATCGACCTCGAGAACCCCACACTCGTCGAGGGGTTTCCGGGTGTCGGCCTCGTCGGGAAAATCGCGACTGACCACCTCGTCGAGCAACTCGAGATGCGATACTACGCGAGCGTCCACTGCGATGGCCTCCCCCGGATCGGCGTCTACCGCGGCGGTGATCGAGCGATCCGCCCGCCGGTTCGCCTCTACGTCTCCGAAGAACACAATCTGCTGGCGCTTCAGAGCGACGCCCCGATCAGCGCGCAGGCAGCCGGCAGCGTCGCCGACTGCGTCACGAACTGGATTGTCGACCAGGGAGCGACCCCACTGTATTTGAGCGGGTTGCCCGCTGATCGCGAGGAAGGGGAGCCGAGCGTCTACGGCGTTGCAACCGGTGGTGCAAGCACCCTTCTCGAGGACCACGCAGTTGACGAGCCACCCGAAGACGGTGTCATCACCGGTCCAACTGGCGCGTTGATCAACCGCGGCGCACAACTCGAGTACGACACCCTCGGGCTGGTCGTCGAATGCAACCCACAGTTCCCTGACCCCGAAGCCGCCGGCATCCTCCTCGAGGAGGCAATCGCACCGATTGCCGGCCTCGAAATCGACGTTGACGACCTCCTCGAGCGCGCCGAAGAAATTCGCGCGAAACGCGAGCAGTTCGCCCAACAGATGCAAGCAATGGCACAGGACGAGAGTTCACAGGCCCAGCCGCTGCGGATGTACCAATAACGCTGGGGTTGCGACGCTCGAGGGACGCAGTAGCCGCATTCTATATAGCGACTTTCAGTTTATCGTGGCTATTGACGTGTGTCTCACTCGAGCAAGCGATATCGCCTCAGCAGTAGAACGAACGGCGAGAAACGGCGATTTGTACGGGGTACTCAGCCGACAGCGCCCTCGAGATACTCCTGCTCCCAGGACTCTCGCTCTTGAAGTTCTTCTCGTCCGGCGTCAGTAATTGCGTAGTAGTTGGTTCGTCGGTCAAGTTGTCCTTTCTCAACGAGGCCGCGATTGACAAGCGTATCCAGATTTGGATACAGCCGTCCGTGGTTGATATCGATATCGGCGTCAGTTTCGATATTTGTCTTGATCGTCTGCCCTGACGGCCGGTCTAGGCCGGCGATCACGACCAACAGGTCGCGTTGAAAGCCGGTGAGATCACAGAGTGCCATAATTTGTCTCAGGTGACCATCCACCATTGTTAGATATTGGTTTTGGCGCTGCTATCTCAAGTCGTCTGGCACGTTGTGGTTGAACGGTCACCAGTACGTGTGTCTTCTGCTGTTTCAACATAGTGCCAAACAAAACGAGTCCCCTCGAGGTCGCGAATCTGCGATCACAAACCAATCTGAGTACGCGATTCCTCGGAAGCGAGCGCGTACGCGTTGTTCTATTCGGTCGGCGAATATGCTGTCTGGAATTTGATGAGGTTCTGTGAGCACTGCGAGCAGGTTTTCAGGCGTCGTTCAAATCCAGGGTCGCATTCTCAGCTCACGAAGTTGTTCGCTGAGAAATGCTCCGTCTGGGATTTGAACCCAGGTCATCGGCTCGAAAGGCCGAAATGATTGGCCGGACTACACCAACGGAGCGTTCTACGCATTCATTGCTTGCCGAGGGCTAGTAAAAAGACTTCCGTTCCGCGGCGACAATGACAGCTAATGACGTGCCCATTTGCCCCCTGAAACTGTCTTTAGCCAATACTTTCGAGACAGAGTTGAAAGCAGTCAATTCGAAATCCTCACTCAAGAGCAGTAATCGATACCAGAGATGTCTCCCTTCCAGCGAGGGACGCCGACATCTCAACGTTTTTGCCGCCGGAATCCCATCACTCGAGTATGAAATACGTCCGATTCCGCGACCCAGCTGGGTCGATTCGACGTGGCAGACTCGAGGACGACCGTGTTCGATTCGGGAACCAGACCTACGCGCTCGATGGCGAGGAAATCGACGTACTGGCACCGACAGACCCCTCGAAGATTGTCTGTATCGGGCGCAACTATGCAGACCACGCAGACGAGATGGGCAACGACGTGCCCGACCGACCGCTGCTCTTTTTGAAGCCGCCAAACGCAGTCGCCGGACACGGCGACACCATCACCGCGCCCGCTGGCAAGGACCGCATCGACTACGAAGCGGAACTCGGCGTCGTGATCGGCGAGCAGTGCCGTCACGTCCCCGTCTCGGACGCAATGGATGTCGTCGAGGGCTTTACCTGCGTCAACGACATCTCGAATCGCGACGACCAGGAGAAAGAACAGAACTGGATCCGCGGCAAGGCCTTCGACGGCGCAGCGCCCCTCGGCCCGGTGCTTGCAACACCCGATGAAGTCCCCGACGGCGCATCCGTCCAGTCACGCGTCAACGGCGAGTTGAAACAGGACGGCTCGACCGATCAACTCATTTTCCCGATTTCCGAGCTGATCGCGGAGATCACCAGCTACCTCACCCTCGAGGCGGGCGACGTGATCGCAACCGGCACACCGGAAGGCGTCGGCCCACTCGAGGACGGCGACACGGTCGAAATCGAAATCGAAGGCATCGGCACGCTCGAGAACACGGTTCGGCGTCCGTAGCGTGGGTGCAGGAGTGCGGGAGCGTTATTCGACCGTAAAGAGATGGCCCTCGGTTGGGACATCGAACAGTCCAATACGTGCGCCCGCATCGAGCCATGCGTGCCCGTAGGAAAACGACGCTAACGCGTTGACCGGATCATCATTCTCGCGAAAGTGCTGACCATCCTCGAGGTACGACGCGGCCATTTCGTAACACTCCGCCGCAGCATCGGCCATCGGCGTCCCCTCGCGAGGTGCAATCGTCGCTTCCTCGAGCGCCTCGGCCAGGAGCGCGCCGTACCGGTCGGTTTTCTCCTCGAGATCTGCAGCCATACTCGAGTGTCCGCTGGCGTGGCCGTAAAGTCGTCGACAGGCATCGGGTTGGAAGCCAACTATGCAATGTGGGATGGTCTGGCCTCAAGACGCCGGCTCTCGCGAGTGGCTGGTGTCA contains these protein-coding regions:
- a CDS encoding PadR family transcriptional regulator, which produces MALCDLTGFQRDLLVVIAGLDRPSGQTIKTNIETDADIDINHGRLYPNLDTLVNRGLVEKGQLDRRTNYYAITDAGREELQERESWEQEYLEGAVG
- a CDS encoding MATE family efflux transporter; the encoded protein is MAEQVLRTLMRTTDLIVAGFFSPAAVAAVGLADIYGRLPLWFGLGVGDGAIALSSQDTGSGSVANRDEAVSQALLLGVLAGIPFALFGLVGSFWAIEVLGADAETVRWGGLYLAIILLTAPAFHVTMIAARSIQGTGDTRTPMYINAAANAFNIVLTVALAFGLGPFPELSVVGIAIATAIGDTLAAITFIAVIYSSWSDLTLVWPSRLVIMKQLLVISAPRIAEGVTELIAEFPFNAILLMFGTEVNAAYHIGRRVYQQLSSPLSRGYGTAANIIAGQSLGRGNPDEAYFNGLAAAGLAVLTVGGLGVGIFATADWVVLVFTRDADTIPYAVDFARAYAISTFLIALYIVLAGSLRGGSETRPPFVAKLTGAVFFLLGITYVFGVHLEYGVVAAYVAIVADWVWRNLVVGVVYARKGWLERGTRMMHERGSLTEDED
- a CDS encoding DUF7122 family protein encodes the protein MGDSDDSLEQNDGQRFGRLPETPAERTVEGRASREEVVDYFEDRFAIPPETFDEHTFWEKGAGKIWIYAGDAPTPLEIEAIGMTCLRTRQEHWKPTTDFVQRVGHHAEACVIDLEREEATAFAAGEDQEIERWEGDWGYLIAAHTVAGEREPLGIGLYVHGELRSMVPKGRQRDL
- a CDS encoding ring-cleaving dioxygenase produces the protein MPQTPGIHHVTAVASDPSRNYAFYTETLGLRLVKQSVNQDDVSVYHLFYADHEGSPGTSMTFFPYTDARPGQVGTGQVSTVSFLVPEGSLEFWRDRLESAGANPAEPLERFGDTVLPFDDPDGLPLELVARADVPEANLPESPVPADHAIRGFAGVTLSLTSAEPTTELLEAMGYDAVGQEGTRRRYESTGELGTIVDVDEDPQAPQGLPGAGTVHHVAFEVGDDEQEAWREFLIDRGLRPTEIIDRTWFRSVYTREYGGVLFEFATKSPGYTVDEDLEELGDQLVLPEWLEDRRGEIEAGLPELSSSD
- a CDS encoding fumarylacetoacetate hydrolase family protein, whose translation is MKYVRFRDPAGSIRRGRLEDDRVRFGNQTYALDGEEIDVLAPTDPSKIVCIGRNYADHADEMGNDVPDRPLLFLKPPNAVAGHGDTITAPAGKDRIDYEAELGVVIGEQCRHVPVSDAMDVVEGFTCVNDISNRDDQEKEQNWIRGKAFDGAAPLGPVLATPDEVPDGASVQSRVNGELKQDGSTDQLIFPISELIAEITSYLTLEAGDVIATGTPEGVGPLEDGDTVEIEIEGIGTLENTVRRP
- a CDS encoding DUF357 domain-containing protein, yielding MAADLEEKTDRYGALLAEALEEATIAPREGTPMADAAAECYEMAASYLEDGQHFRENDDPVNALASFSYGHAWLDAGARIGLFDVPTEGHLFTVE
- a CDS encoding RsmB/NOP family class I SAM-dependent RNA methyltransferase — translated: MEPFERYRPIIDGFDAFLEACERPLGNAVRVNTIKASVERAIATLEEDSVAYEQADWNPRVVRLETDSPGSTWTSFHGFTHGQEEVSAVPPVVLDPQPGERVWDCCAAPGGKATQLAALMDDRGTVVANDNNLGRISALRFNAERLGATSLAVTNDDARNYSLKRFSFDAFDRTLVDAPCSCEGTIRKNPDALENWSEGHIDTIAGIQKGILRRAVQATREGGQIVYSTCTFAPEENEAVVQHALETESCEVVDFDLGLEHAPGLTEWDGERFDDSLEQAARIYPHHNDTGGFFVAKLEVTA
- a CDS encoding proteasome assembly chaperone family protein encodes the protein MAQINTQEEPIDLENPTLVEGFPGVGLVGKIATDHLVEQLEMRYYASVHCDGLPRIGVYRGGDRAIRPPVRLYVSEEHNLLALQSDAPISAQAAGSVADCVTNWIVDQGATPLYLSGLPADREEGEPSVYGVATGGASTLLEDHAVDEPPEDGVITGPTGALINRGAQLEYDTLGLVVECNPQFPDPEAAGILLEEAIAPIAGLEIDVDDLLERAEEIRAKREQFAQQMQAMAQDESSQAQPLRMYQ